Proteins encoded together in one Rossellomorea sp. y25 window:
- a CDS encoding hemolysin III family protein, which translates to MTYDFDFSNWKEEVANAITHGIGLILSIPALVMLIIFAVHEGSAWHIVSFSIFGSSMILLYLFSTLLHSFKPSKVKNLFAILDHSAIYILIAGTYTPFMLISVRGALGWTLFGIVWGLAIVGIVFKCYFVQRFQVVSTFFYLVMGWLVIIAIKPLYASLTGAGFGLLLAGGIMYSIGAIFYVWNKLPYNHAIWHLFVLAGSSFMYFCILFYV; encoded by the coding sequence TTGACATATGATTTCGATTTTTCCAATTGGAAAGAAGAAGTTGCAAACGCCATTACCCACGGAATCGGATTAATTTTGAGCATACCCGCTTTAGTGATGTTAATCATATTCGCCGTACATGAAGGATCCGCCTGGCATATTGTGAGCTTCTCTATCTTCGGTTCCTCAATGATTCTTCTATACTTATTTTCAACCTTGTTACACAGCTTTAAGCCTTCAAAAGTAAAGAATCTATTTGCCATTTTAGATCATTCGGCTATTTATATCCTGATCGCCGGAACCTATACTCCATTTATGCTAATCAGTGTGAGAGGTGCATTGGGATGGACATTGTTTGGGATTGTCTGGGGACTCGCCATTGTAGGAATTGTATTTAAATGCTACTTTGTTCAACGTTTCCAGGTCGTTTCCACCTTCTTTTACCTTGTGATGGGCTGGCTTGTCATCATTGCCATAAAACCATTATATGCCAGTCTTACCGGTGCCGGATTCGGACTGTTGCTGGCAGGCGGAATCATGTATTCCATCGGAGCCATTTTCTACGTGTGGAACAAACTGCCTTACAATCACGCGATCTGGCATCTTTTCGTATTGGCAGGAAGCAGCTTTATGTATTTCTGTATCTTGTTTTACGTTTAA
- a CDS encoding PCYCGC motif-containing (lipo)protein: MKKNLLLYFTLVIGLLGIITGCSSNQEEEAHHDHTAANGDIREETASVDTLPSFLNDKDDNMKLIYSSAAKNPELLQYIPCYCGCGDSAGHESNLNCFVYEIKGEKVVWDDHGTRCQVCLEIAAESIVKYKNGESIKQIRNFIDEQYKEGYAKPTPTPMPS, translated from the coding sequence ATGAAGAAAAATCTCTTATTATATTTCACACTTGTTATAGGTTTATTAGGCATTATCACCGGTTGTTCAAGTAATCAGGAAGAGGAAGCTCACCATGATCATACAGCCGCTAATGGAGATATCCGTGAAGAAACCGCTTCTGTTGATACACTTCCCTCTTTCCTTAACGATAAAGATGACAATATGAAGCTTATTTATTCTTCGGCTGCTAAAAATCCTGAGCTGTTACAATATATCCCTTGTTATTGCGGTTGCGGTGATTCAGCTGGACATGAGAGCAACCTGAATTGCTTTGTTTACGAAATAAAAGGTGAAAAAGTGGTTTGGGATGATCACGGTACAAGATGTCAGGTATGTTTGGAAATTGCGGCAGAGTCCATTGTGAAATACAAGAATGGTGAGTCCATCAAACAAATTAGGAACTTTATTGATGAACAATATAAAGAAGGGTACGCTAAGCCTACTCCGACGCCGATGCCCTCATGA
- a CDS encoding DUF2535 family protein: MKKRIDTLLTKTIEFKSTDGRKVKILEVPVMKEDSPLYLRVNLRLNQFISKIVNQNRHKTIFSFREYLKRTTKWSEYEEIYQSEELKNNA, translated from the coding sequence GTGAAAAAGAGGATTGATACTTTGCTGACAAAAACCATTGAGTTCAAATCAACGGATGGACGGAAGGTCAAAATCTTGGAAGTTCCTGTCATGAAGGAAGATAGCCCACTTTATCTAAGGGTAAATCTTAGGCTGAATCAATTTATTTCAAAGATTGTCAATCAGAATCGGCATAAGACCATCTTCAGCTTTAGAGAATATTTAAAGAGAACGACGAAATGGTCAGAGTATGAAGAAATTTATCAATCAGAAGAGTTAAAGAATAATGCATAA
- a CDS encoding SOS response-associated peptidase has translation MCGRFSLTTPLEELVRQYLIDEFLEEWQPRYNIAPSQKVLSLISHKGKRRAGEITWGLVPHWAERKKWKPLINARSETLLEKPSFKSLVHSKRMVIFADGFYEWKKENTQKVPVRFQLKEDEPFVFAGLWDRNGEGATSTILTTEANSLVKPVHERMPVILTNREAIEKWLNTDDYSFEEASSVLKPLQKDGMKGYQVSNFVNSPKHDSVECILPVS, from the coding sequence GTGTGCGGTAGGTTTTCCTTAACGACTCCTTTAGAAGAATTAGTAAGACAATACTTAATTGATGAATTCCTTGAAGAATGGCAGCCTCGATACAATATTGCCCCATCACAAAAAGTTCTTTCCCTTATATCACATAAGGGCAAGCGCAGAGCGGGAGAGATAACGTGGGGGCTCGTTCCTCATTGGGCAGAACGGAAGAAGTGGAAACCGTTGATCAATGCCCGCAGTGAAACCTTATTGGAGAAACCCAGCTTCAAATCCCTTGTCCATTCGAAAAGAATGGTGATATTTGCAGATGGTTTCTATGAATGGAAGAAGGAGAACACACAAAAGGTTCCTGTGAGATTTCAATTAAAAGAGGATGAGCCATTTGTATTTGCCGGGTTATGGGATCGTAATGGGGAGGGGGCAACCTCTACGATTCTTACAACAGAAGCTAACTCACTTGTAAAACCGGTTCATGAACGAATGCCTGTTATACTCACGAATCGTGAGGCCATTGAAAAATGGCTGAATACGGACGATTATTCATTTGAGGAAGCGTCCTCGGTTTTAAAACCGCTTCAGAAAGACGGAATGAAAGGGTACCAGGTATCCAATTTCGTTAATTCACCCAAACACGATTCGGTTGAATGCATACTGCCTGTTTCTTAA
- a CDS encoding thymidylate synthase has protein sequence MKQYLDLCKHVLENGTKKEDRTGTGTMSTFGYQMRFDLKEGFPLLTTKKLHVKSIIHELLWFLKGDTNVEYLQEHGVRIWNEWADENGELGPVYGHQWRSWSGANGETIDQITNLIDTIKNNPDSRRMIVSAWNVADVDHMALPPCHCLFQFYVADGKLSCQLYQRSADVFLGVPFNIASYALLTMMVAQVCDLEAGEFVHTFGDVHIYQNHLDQVNLQLSREPRSLPSLSINPEVKDIFGFKFEDFTLEEYDPHPHIKGAVSV, from the coding sequence GTGAAGCAATATTTAGATTTGTGCAAACATGTTCTTGAAAATGGCACGAAGAAAGAAGATCGAACAGGTACAGGCACGATGAGCACGTTCGGTTATCAAATGCGTTTTGATCTAAAGGAAGGTTTCCCTCTTCTTACGACTAAAAAACTGCATGTGAAATCCATTATCCATGAACTCCTTTGGTTTTTAAAAGGGGATACGAACGTTGAATATCTTCAAGAACACGGAGTCCGAATTTGGAATGAATGGGCCGATGAAAACGGAGAGTTAGGTCCTGTATATGGTCATCAATGGAGATCGTGGTCAGGAGCGAATGGTGAAACGATTGACCAAATTACGAATCTGATTGATACGATTAAAAACAATCCAGATTCCAGAAGAATGATCGTAAGTGCGTGGAATGTTGCGGATGTAGATCATATGGCTTTGCCTCCTTGCCACTGCTTATTCCAGTTCTATGTAGCCGATGGCAAATTATCCTGTCAGCTATACCAACGTTCCGCTGATGTTTTCCTCGGCGTTCCTTTTAATATAGCTTCATACGCTCTATTAACAATGATGGTAGCCCAGGTATGTGATCTGGAAGCTGGAGAGTTCGTTCATACTTTCGGTGATGTACATATCTATCAGAATCACCTTGATCAAGTGAACTTACAGCTTTCCAGAGAACCTAGATCATTACCATCATTATCTATTAATCCAGAAGTGAAGGATATTTTTGGATTTAAGTTTGAAGATTTCACCCTTGAAGAATATGATCCACATCCACATATTAAAGGAGCCGTGAGTGTATGA
- a CDS encoding SGNH/GDSL hydrolase family protein — translation MKKLTILMLAFVFFLSGCSLEDAAKHITREVSMWDKDNPNETFIPQNLKVVSVGDSLTQGVGDSTKKGGYVPYLEEHLESLDGVKDAQFHNYGVRGNRTDQLLKRLKKEDVKESIEQSDLVMITIGGNDVMKIFRENLSHLKLDVFQEEKRQYQLRLQEIIETIRSYNPNAGIVLTGLYNPFNTWFSDIEEVNQVIHDWNDASQEVLSDYDKTLFVKIEDLFIDAGDTLLYEDYFHPNDEGYKMIADRMFINLTNGKTLATLTDRTDSVEEEEQPS, via the coding sequence ATGAAAAAATTAACGATTCTCATGCTTGCTTTTGTTTTTTTCCTGTCAGGCTGTTCGTTAGAAGATGCTGCTAAGCATATTACAAGAGAAGTATCCATGTGGGATAAAGATAATCCGAACGAAACCTTCATACCGCAAAATTTAAAAGTTGTTTCCGTGGGAGATTCACTAACTCAAGGTGTAGGAGACAGTACGAAAAAAGGTGGATATGTACCTTACTTAGAGGAACATCTGGAATCATTAGATGGAGTAAAAGACGCCCAATTTCATAACTACGGGGTAAGAGGGAACCGTACCGACCAATTATTAAAAAGATTGAAAAAGGAAGATGTGAAAGAATCGATTGAACAATCCGATTTAGTCATGATCACGATTGGCGGAAACGATGTTATGAAAATTTTCCGTGAAAATTTATCACACTTGAAGTTAGATGTGTTTCAAGAAGAGAAACGACAATACCAATTGCGGTTACAAGAGATTATCGAGACGATCAGGAGCTATAACCCAAATGCAGGAATCGTTCTTACAGGGTTATATAATCCATTTAATACATGGTTTTCTGATATAGAAGAAGTCAACCAGGTGATTCATGATTGGAATGATGCCAGCCAGGAGGTTCTTTCAGATTATGATAAAACCTTATTCGTTAAGATAGAGGACTTATTTATTGATGCAGGTGATACTTTGTTATATGAAGACTACTTTCATCCAAATGATGAAGGATATAAAATGATAGCAGATCGTATGTTTATAAACCTGACAAACGGGAAAACATTAGCAACATTGACAGATAGAACAGATTCTGTAGAGGAAGAGGAGCAGCCGTCATGA
- a CDS encoding DegV family protein: MTKINIVTDSTVDLSDEVVKELDIHVVPLSISIDGETYLDRVDLSPLSFLEKMKASKELPKSSQPPAGTFVELYDELGKDGSKVLSIHMTGGMSGTVRSAESAAEMSSSDVTVVDSRFISKGLAFQVIEAAKLAKEGKSLEEILGAIEEIRQNTNLFVVVDTLENLAKGGRIGKGRAMIGSLLNIKPIASLEGGEYTPVAKVRSHTQVVKYLTTHFLEDVKGKTIRGVGLVHADGLELAQNLKAKIIEKTGYDQIDIVPTTPIISTHTGIGAIGFMYYTD, from the coding sequence ATGACCAAAATAAATATTGTAACAGACTCGACGGTGGATTTATCCGATGAGGTCGTAAAAGAACTTGATATTCATGTAGTTCCTCTATCCATTTCAATCGATGGAGAAACGTACTTAGATAGAGTTGATCTTTCGCCTCTAAGCTTTCTTGAGAAAATGAAAGCTTCAAAGGAATTACCCAAAAGTTCGCAGCCACCAGCAGGAACATTCGTTGAACTTTATGATGAACTAGGAAAAGATGGTTCGAAAGTTTTGTCCATACATATGACAGGTGGAATGAGTGGAACTGTCCGCTCAGCGGAATCGGCTGCTGAAATGTCTTCATCAGATGTTACAGTTGTGGATTCACGTTTCATTTCCAAAGGACTGGCTTTCCAGGTAATTGAAGCTGCAAAGCTTGCAAAAGAAGGTAAATCCCTTGAAGAAATCCTTGGAGCCATAGAAGAAATTCGTCAAAATACAAATTTATTTGTTGTTGTTGATACACTTGAAAACCTGGCAAAAGGCGGAAGAATCGGAAAGGGACGGGCAATGATTGGTTCCTTGCTTAACATTAAACCTATCGCTTCTTTAGAAGGTGGCGAGTATACTCCCGTAGCCAAGGTCCGTAGCCATACACAAGTGGTCAAATACTTAACAACACATTTCTTGGAAGACGTTAAAGGCAAAACGATACGGGGTGTAGGACTTGTTCATGCAGATGGACTGGAGCTGGCTCAAAATCTTAAGGCTAAGATCATTGAAAAAACAGGTTACGACCAAATCGATATCGTTCCGACAACACCAATCATCAGTACGCACACTGGAATTGGTGCAATAGGATTTATGTATTACACGGATTGA
- a CDS encoding dihydrofolate reductase, whose product MISFIWAMDQNQLIGKDNGLPWRLPEDLKYFKKTTNGHGIVMGRKTFDSIGMPLPKRENVILTRNTSFQPEGCLVLHSVEDILEWAEGRDSETFIMGGREVYKQFIPHVDKLYVTEIHHEFEGDTTMPSIPWENFTCVSSVKGLKDEKNPYDYEFKVYVRK is encoded by the coding sequence ATGATCTCTTTTATTTGGGCAATGGATCAGAATCAACTAATTGGGAAAGACAATGGATTGCCATGGAGGCTTCCTGAAGATCTGAAATACTTCAAGAAAACGACAAATGGACATGGAATCGTCATGGGAAGAAAAACGTTTGATTCCATCGGTATGCCGTTACCAAAAAGGGAGAATGTCATTCTTACAAGAAATACAAGCTTTCAACCGGAAGGCTGTCTCGTCCTGCATTCTGTAGAGGATATCCTGGAATGGGCAGAAGGAAGGGACTCTGAAACCTTTATTATGGGCGGAAGAGAAGTGTACAAGCAGTTCATCCCTCATGTAGATAAGTTGTATGTAACAGAGATTCATCATGAATTTGAAGGCGACACGACCATGCCTTCCATCCCATGGGAGAATTTCACTTGTGTCTCATCTGTTAAAGGATTGAAGGATGAGAAAAATCCTTACGACTATGAATTTAAGGTATATGTACGTAAATAG
- a CDS encoding nucleoside hydrolase, protein MYDKKKVLVISDFGIDDIVAVLYAYYSDTIEIVGIVSDYGNVSKESALNNVKYLQGLTGITDIPVIGGAVSALTGAQPQFYPEVHGISGLGPIIPEQIELDSYEISENFYEINALIDKYAGELIIFSAGRLTSLATAFVLYPETMKKVKEFYVMGGAFHVPGNVTPTAEANFFGDPYAANILIQLAPKKIHLIPLDVTMYALITPSMIDSLHEYYLKSNDKVGQIIKPMVDYYYDFYKKTYPDISGSPLHDLLVIWALADGEKMIFEEVPIRVAVNTGCTFGQSIGDFRQSKEKAPWRVHKIAKQFNYGQFITEVFATFKSGSSRQFIKEDK, encoded by the coding sequence TTGTATGATAAGAAGAAGGTATTGGTGATTTCAGACTTTGGAATCGATGATATTGTCGCTGTATTGTATGCTTACTATAGTGATACGATTGAAATAGTAGGAATTGTTTCTGACTATGGAAATGTCTCTAAAGAGAGTGCGTTGAATAACGTCAAATACCTTCAAGGCCTCACCGGGATAACCGATATCCCTGTCATCGGGGGAGCGGTCTCTGCTTTAACCGGTGCACAACCTCAATTCTATCCCGAGGTTCATGGGATATCCGGGTTAGGACCCATCATCCCTGAACAAATAGAACTTGATAGCTATGAAATCAGTGAGAATTTCTATGAAATCAATGCACTAATTGATAAGTATGCAGGAGAATTAATTATATTCTCTGCCGGACGTTTAACTTCCTTAGCAACAGCCTTTGTCCTATATCCAGAAACAATGAAAAAAGTGAAAGAATTCTATGTAATGGGAGGGGCATTTCACGTACCAGGAAATGTAACCCCGACTGCAGAAGCGAATTTTTTTGGAGATCCTTATGCAGCGAATATCCTGATTCAACTCGCACCCAAAAAAATCCACCTCATTCCTTTAGATGTAACGATGTATGCACTCATAACACCTTCCATGATTGATTCCCTTCATGAATATTATTTAAAATCAAATGACAAAGTCGGGCAGATCATTAAGCCGATGGTGGATTATTATTATGACTTCTACAAGAAGACTTACCCTGATATATCCGGGAGTCCCCTGCACGATCTATTGGTTATATGGGCTCTTGCCGATGGGGAAAAAATGATATTTGAAGAGGTACCTATCCGGGTTGCCGTCAATACGGGATGTACTTTTGGTCAGAGCATAGGAGATTTTAGACAATCAAAGGAAAAAGCACCATGGCGGGTTCATAAAATCGCGAAGCAGTTCAACTATGGACAGTTTATAACAGAAGTATTCGCTACATTCAAATCAGGTTCCAGCCGTCAGTTCATTAAAGAAGACAAATGA